GGTGCCCATCCCCTGTTTCATGCGACTCGCCCTGACCAAAGATCGCCGCGCCTGCAAATATGTGCTCCCGGACCAACGAGAGACCTGTAGAGATTTTATGGACGCCACCCGCAACACCCTGCAAGACGCGATAAGTGGAGTGGAATACACGCAGATCATGCATGCCGCATTCAGGCTCGAGAGCTTGCGGCTTGTCAAAAAGTCGGGGACGCCAAGCGACAGTCCCAGTTATACATTGGAGGGAGTTATGGACGTCATGGTCCCCGGCGGCGATCGAGTTTCAGTCGTAGAGGACGAAAGCTTCACCCTCAAACGCAAGGATGGATTCTGGTACATTGATTTTCCATCAATCCGGGAGCATGACTACTACAGAGGAACACGGCGAAACGCTGTCCCGTCGTTAAAGGACAAACAGTCTCCCGGGACACAGCACAACATGAACGTTGACCAGATAGACCCGAACGAGAAGGCGGGAAGCACGTCGACACCAAGTTGGCAGTTCGTCGGCAAAGTGGGCACGGACGGCACAGGAGATAGGAAAACAAAGAAAAAAGGCGGCACGTACCTGCGCATCAGTACAAAGAAGCTGGCTTCCTATTCCGAACTCAAGATTGTACCCAAAAACGGGCCCATTCATTATGTGACCATCCACGGTCGATACGAGGGGGGGATATGGAGAACAGTGTACAAAGGCACCAACAAGCCCTTTGACGTCAAGGGCATCGTACGCTCCGCACAAGGCTCCGGTAATACCCTGACCGAGATCATTGTCTCCATCAACGGTGGACACGAAAAATACGACCCAGTGAAAAGCAGCGCGAGCGTTTTTTTGAGATAAAAAGATCGAGGGGAAGGCCTTTTGAAGAACCTTCCTCTTGGCTGATTCTTTTTGTACCTGAATCGTGCGTTACAGGCATTGCAAGGCTTGCCCACTACAACGCTGATAAATAGCGTCTGAGGAAGGATAATTTGACCTATGCTTGGGGGGCTGATTCATCCCGTCTGAAATCATTGTTTTTACAATGCGTTGCCACGATTTTATGTGGCTCCTCGTCGTCAAGAGAATTACCCCTTATTCCTTAGCCAGGCCAGCGGCCTTGGCACGTGGTCCATTCATGATTCTGCCGCTGACGTCACCATTCCGTCTAATTGCTGTAGCCGGGTCGGCTAGCATGGATTCAATCGTCGAAGCCGTGGCGCACAAGCCGTGTTTGCGGATCAAGGGGAGAACATCTTCACAAACCAATCTTGAAAGCGTTTTCCGTTTTCGATTACATGACGAGGAACGAAAAGCCGTCTCAGGTGATTTCAAAGTAAGGAAATTGCTGTCCTCAGTCCTTGCAGTTAAGCTCCGCAAAATTGCGGGACTTCAATTTTAGAGTACTCAAGTGTCTCAAAATTGAGCCACTTATTTGTAAGCGCTCTATGACCCCCTTCTTACAGCAGCACCCCATCGATGCCATGATGCCCTTCAATTCAAGGAGGAGCATCCATGGCCAAGGCATCCCGAAAACAGAAGAAGCCCCGTTCAGCCGACTTTTGGCGTAAA
The nucleotide sequence above comes from Desulfovibrio inopinatus DSM 10711. Encoded proteins:
- a CDS encoding zinc-ribbon domain-containing protein, producing MSSSNRFCSHCGAPIEAGVKFCEQCGVPVSEAGAPQAADSPSQPPRQPSSHDSGRGHEPPPAAKKSGFKKVFRWILGIMLVLLLCIGGLLGYVWMQWGEKYGFTMEDVQDQNQLVFELENCMERDRPEVPIPCFMRLALTKDRRACKYVLPDQRETCRDFMDATRNTLQDAISGVEYTQIMHAAFRLESLRLVKKSGTPSDSPSYTLEGVMDVMVPGGDRVSVVEDESFTLKRKDGFWYIDFPSIREHDYYRGTRRNAVPSLKDKQSPGTQHNMNVDQIDPNEKAGSTSTPSWQFVGKVGTDGTGDRKTKKKGGTYLRISTKKLASYSELKIVPKNGPIHYVTIHGRYEGGIWRTVYKGTNKPFDVKGIVRSAQGSGNTLTEIIVSINGGHEKYDPVKSSASVFLR